In the Telopea speciosissima isolate NSW1024214 ecotype Mountain lineage chromosome 2, Tspe_v1, whole genome shotgun sequence genome, one interval contains:
- the LOC122650463 gene encoding transcription factor MYB27-like, with protein sequence MASYRRNMEDEALRKGTWLEEEDELLVTFVTIFGERRWDSIAKASGLRRNGKSCRLRWLNYLRPDLKHGRINAEEEQIILHLHQCWGNKWSKIARKLPGRTDNEVKNYCRSHQRKKALAEEQENLQTERGITTPTPQDFLTQEADQSTKTWNFEYESSVIEKKLGISEVSTDIFTLSDSAFASSQYETHLTDWISGNLDNQTVMIDGEECSTLDPLFCYPTWNISENENNVSAHCSGSLWDVD encoded by the exons ATGGCTTCTTACAGAAGGAACATGGAAGATGAAGCATTGCGTAAAGGTACttggcttgaagaagaagatgagctGTTAGTGACCTTCGTAACCATTTTCGGAGAGCGGCGGTGGGATTCAATAGCTAAAGCATCag GCCTTAGAAGGAACGGCAAGAGTTGCAGGTTGCGTTGGTTGAACTATCTTCGACCTGATCTTAAGCATGGTAGAATAAATGCTGAAGAAGAGCAAATTATTCTTCACCTTCACCAATGCTGGGGAAACAA GTGGTCAAAGATTGCAAGGAAGTTGCCAGGAAGAACTGATAATGAGGTTAAGAACTACTGCAGAAGTCATCAGAGAAAGAAAGCACTAGCTGAAGAACAAG AAAACTTGCAGACAGAGAGAGGGATTACAACACCTACACCCCAAGATTTCTTAACCCAAGAAGCTGATCAAAGCACAAAGACATGGAACTTTGAATACGAAAGCTCTGTTATAGAGAAGAAATTGGGGATATCAGAGGTCTCAACTGATATCTTCACATTATCAGACTCTGCATTTGCTAGTTCACAATATGAAACCCATTTAACTGATTGGATATCAGGGAACTTGGACAATCAAACAGTAATGATAGATGGTGAAGAGTGCAGTACTTTGGATCCTTTGTTCTGTTATCCTACATGGAATAtttcagaaaatgaaaataatgtaTCAGCTCATTGCTCAGGCTCTCTCTGGGATGTGGACTAA